One window of the Cryomorphaceae bacterium 1068 genome contains the following:
- a CDS encoding DUF4173 domain-containing protein, with product MNLTINQKRILLSLLSATFFVALFYRKDWGTNLFIFQILSIGGITYLFKPSFTKRQKFFLLAAILTVVFALIHHSLLAFFISILTVTIYGSSLLDHKFQSVHLIFTNMVRNSIRSYFAWTKALFNFLPANTRTKSVMKKALLFIVPLLVLAVFFLMYAAGNPSFGSALVFFIDGFEWLYNTFWEHLNLIMFFTFMAGLLVSIPFYFLNVSDYFLKQEMDDGILRRVKTKSGGFRITGLRLELQLAEFTMIGLNIMLALLLVFEIKDVWFGFEWNGQYLKSFVHEGMHVLLCTIIISMAVSLYLFRGNQNFYSKSFRLKKLTFWWLGLNAILVLSVAIRDFYYIYYFALAYMRIVLLFCLAATTIGLWSVYTKVKHTKNGTYLWRINSLSIFILLVISTFFNWDTIIAKYNFSNKERAFVHLDYLSELSNAALPYLRVDSLELNKVEIVQRKRLGESRSSYSRKYISADNYAEHLEYRINRFTDRWEKQHWLEWNLAESKAYHKLKKENQ from the coding sequence ATGAACTTGACCATTAACCAAAAAAGAATCTTACTCAGTCTCTTATCAGCCACATTTTTCGTGGCTTTGTTTTACAGAAAAGATTGGGGTACAAATCTTTTCATTTTTCAAATCCTATCGATCGGAGGCATTACTTACTTGTTCAAACCAAGTTTTACAAAGCGTCAAAAGTTCTTTCTATTGGCTGCCATCCTTACTGTTGTTTTTGCTTTGATACACCATTCTCTGCTAGCCTTTTTTATCAGCATTTTGACCGTCACTATTTATGGTTCCAGTCTTTTGGACCACAAGTTCCAATCAGTACATCTGATCTTTACCAACATGGTGAGGAATTCGATTCGGTCCTATTTTGCTTGGACAAAAGCCCTATTCAACTTTTTACCGGCAAATACTCGCACGAAGTCAGTAATGAAAAAAGCACTACTGTTTATTGTTCCACTGCTTGTGCTCGCCGTATTTTTCCTGATGTACGCAGCCGGAAATCCTAGTTTTGGTTCAGCTTTGGTATTTTTCATTGATGGCTTTGAATGGCTTTACAACACCTTTTGGGAGCATCTGAACCTCATCATGTTCTTTACTTTTATGGCAGGTTTGCTAGTAAGCATTCCGTTCTACTTCTTAAATGTTTCAGACTATTTTCTGAAACAAGAAATGGATGATGGGATTTTGAGAAGGGTAAAAACCAAATCCGGAGGGTTTAGAATTACCGGTCTTAGACTTGAGTTGCAATTGGCCGAGTTCACCATGATTGGACTAAATATCATGCTCGCCTTGTTACTCGTTTTCGAGATCAAAGATGTTTGGTTTGGCTTTGAGTGGAATGGACAATATCTTAAGAGTTTTGTACATGAAGGAATGCATGTATTGCTGTGTACCATTATCATTTCTATGGCCGTTTCACTTTATTTATTTAGAGGAAACCAAAACTTTTACTCCAAGTCCTTTCGGTTGAAAAAACTCACTTTCTGGTGGCTTGGCTTGAATGCTATTCTGGTTCTTTCGGTGGCCATCAGAGATTTTTACTATATCTATTACTTCGCCTTGGCATATATGCGAATAGTATTGCTGTTCTGTTTAGCTGCAACAACTATTGGATTGTGGTCAGTTTACACCAAGGTGAAGCATACCAAAAACGGAACTTATCTTTGGCGTATCAATAGCCTGAGTATTTTCATTCTGCTTGTGATTTCTACATTTTTCAATTGGGACACGATTATCGCCAAGTACAATTTTTCCAATAAAGAAAGGGCTTTTGTCCACCTCGATTACCTGTCGGAATTGAGCAATGCCGCTTTGCCTTATCTCAGAGTAGACTCGTTGGAATTGAACAAGGTTGAGATTGTCCAGCGCAAACGATTGGGAGAATCAAGGTCGTCCTATTCGCGCAAGTACATTTCGGCTGATAACTATGCTGAACATCTGGAATACCGCATAAATAGATTTACCGACCGTTGGGAAAAACAGCATTGGCTGGAATGGAATTTAGCGGAGTCAAAGGCATACCATAAATTGAAAAAAGAGAACCAATAG